The following coding sequences are from one Candidatus Zixiibacteriota bacterium window:
- a CDS encoding PorV/PorQ family protein, protein MLRHEHTRALGRTRGIALSGAVLAAVLLLVSPGDVRAQAKVGTTGAQFLEIGVSARAMGMAEAFTALANDVSAVYYNPAGLVYLYGPEGQLTYVRMPADVNYGYAAIGLPLESIGGVLGISAYHLNSGEIDEIDYYAIPTGRTFWWKDFSLAVSYGRYLTDRFSVGFTVKYIGEFVHDYSANGWAADVGTVYNTGFRNFKIAMAITNFGPDLNMIRDDFPLPINFRFGGTIDALQTDNYVLSVAAEGCHPSDNLEKYNSGAELTIRDMFILRAGGRFNYDVDGLTFGGGLRLPFGEESEIRVDYAYQDFGVMDEVHRFTMSFAF, encoded by the coding sequence ATGCTAAGACACGAACATACACGCGCGCTTGGCCGGACCCGGGGGATAGCCCTCTCGGGGGCGGTCCTGGCGGCGGTCCTGCTGCTGGTCTCTCCCGGTGACGTACGGGCCCAGGCGAAAGTGGGCACGACCGGCGCCCAGTTCCTTGAGATCGGCGTCTCGGCGCGCGCCATGGGGATGGCGGAGGCGTTCACGGCGCTGGCCAACGACGTCTCGGCCGTCTACTACAACCCCGCCGGCCTGGTCTACCTGTACGGGCCGGAGGGGCAGTTGACGTACGTGCGGATGCCCGCCGACGTCAACTACGGCTACGCGGCCATCGGTCTGCCGCTCGAATCGATCGGCGGGGTGCTGGGAATCAGCGCCTATCACCTCAACTCCGGCGAGATCGACGAGATCGACTACTACGCGATCCCCACCGGGCGGACGTTCTGGTGGAAGGACTTTTCGCTCGCCGTGAGCTATGGCCGCTACCTGACGGACCGGTTCTCGGTCGGTTTCACCGTGAAGTACATCGGTGAGTTCGTTCACGACTACTCGGCCAACGGGTGGGCGGCCGACGTCGGCACGGTGTACAACACCGGTTTCCGGAATTTCAAGATCGCCATGGCCATCACCAACTTCGGCCCCGATCTCAACATGATCCGGGACGACTTCCCGTTGCCCATCAACTTCCGGTTCGGCGGGACGATCGATGCGCTGCAGACCGACAACTACGTGCTGTCGGTGGCGGCCGAGGGCTGCCACCCGTCGGACAACCTCGAGAAGTACAACAGCGGCGCCGAGCTGACCATCCGCGACATGTTCATCCTGCGGGCCGGCGGGCGGTTCAACTATGACGTGGACGGGCTCACGTTCGGCGGCGGGCTGCGCCTGCCGTTCGGCGAAGAATCCGAAATCCGCGTCGACTACGCCTACCAGGACTTCGGCGTGATGGACGAAGTGCACCGATTCACCATGAGTTTCGCGTTTTAG
- a CDS encoding DUF2238 domain-containing protein — translation MNTRAYTRYVFTLGALFAAWVVLWGFAPLDRHDWALENVLVLLVAPVLVLSYRRFPLSRVSYTLLFVFLCIHEIGAHYTYAEVPYDAWFRSLFGAGLNALLGWDRNNFDRIVHFSYGLLLAYPIREVFCRVAAAKGFWSYFLPLDVTMSTSMLFELFEWWAAELFGGDLGVAYLGTQGDVWDAHKDMGLATTGAVIAMLVTAAINLAIQSDFAREWRESLAVKHRRPLGEVEMARLRRKKQRRPSP, via the coding sequence CTGAATACCAGAGCCTACACCCGCTATGTCTTCACCCTCGGGGCGCTCTTCGCCGCCTGGGTCGTGCTCTGGGGATTCGCCCCGCTCGATCGCCACGACTGGGCTTTGGAGAACGTGCTCGTCCTCCTCGTGGCGCCGGTGCTCGTGTTGTCCTACCGGCGTTTCCCTCTCTCCCGCGTCTCCTACACGCTGCTCTTCGTATTTCTCTGCATCCATGAAATCGGGGCGCACTACACTTACGCCGAAGTGCCGTACGACGCGTGGTTCAGGAGTCTATTCGGCGCCGGGCTCAACGCCCTGCTCGGGTGGGACCGCAACAACTTCGACCGCATCGTGCACTTCTCCTATGGCCTCCTGCTGGCCTACCCGATCCGGGAAGTTTTCTGCCGGGTGGCCGCCGCGAAAGGCTTCTGGTCGTACTTCCTGCCGCTGGACGTGACGATGTCGACGTCGATGCTGTTCGAGCTGTTCGAGTGGTGGGCGGCCGAGCTGTTCGGCGGAGACCTGGGGGTGGCGTACCTCGGCACGCAGGGGGATGTGTGGGATGCACACAAGGACATGGGGCTGGCGACCACCGGGGCGGTGATCGCGATGCTGGTGACGGCGGCCATCAATCTCGCCATCCAGTCCGACTTTGCGCGCGAGTGGCGGGAAAGCCTGGCGGTGAAACACCGGCGGCCGCTTGGCGAAGTCGAGATGGCTCGCCTGCGCCGCAAGAAGCAGCGCCGCCCATCGCCGTGA
- the waaF gene encoding lipopolysaccharide heptosyltransferase II produces the protein MAEKIVIRTPNHLGDCIMALPMISQTREAYPGAGVTLVAPRHLAALYRPNPDIDGILELPPEHVHGLMAVMKVKDLVSPHAFDLGYILPPSFGAAAGFKLGGVKERIGYIADGRRLLLTRPLALPAPLNSKHRSELYFDLLRRGAGKELPFVKPKLFLSDADVASGIELLGGFGLGADDPYVAVAFRAVAESRRWGAERYIELLKRLISRHGLRVVLVGSPDDRTEGDDIAAATSTKEVINLAGKTTIREAAAVLSRAKLFVGNDSGPAHLAAAVGAPVVVLSGADDPKATTPLAARKKLLYLEHLPCISCERNKCPLKGAERMQCMTGLSVDLVAAAAGDLLENAA, from the coding sequence ATGGCCGAGAAGATCGTCATCCGCACGCCCAACCACCTCGGCGACTGCATCATGGCTCTGCCCATGATCAGTCAGACGAGAGAAGCCTACCCGGGAGCCGGCGTCACCCTCGTGGCGCCGCGCCACCTGGCGGCCCTCTACCGGCCGAACCCCGATATCGACGGCATCCTTGAGCTCCCGCCCGAGCATGTCCACGGTCTGATGGCGGTGATGAAGGTGAAGGATCTGGTCTCTCCCCACGCCTTCGACCTGGGCTACATCCTGCCGCCCTCGTTCGGGGCTGCGGCGGGGTTCAAGCTGGGCGGCGTCAAGGAGCGGATCGGGTACATTGCCGACGGGCGGCGGCTCCTGCTGACCCGGCCGCTGGCGCTGCCGGCGCCGCTCAATTCCAAACACCGCAGCGAGCTGTATTTTGACCTGCTCCGCCGCGGCGCGGGCAAGGAGCTGCCGTTTGTGAAGCCCAAGCTGTTTCTGAGCGACGCCGATGTGGCGAGCGGGATCGAACTGCTCGGCGGGTTCGGCCTGGGCGCCGACGATCCCTACGTCGCGGTGGCCTTCCGGGCGGTGGCCGAATCGCGCCGCTGGGGCGCCGAGCGGTACATCGAGCTCCTCAAGCGCCTGATCAGCCGGCATGGGCTTCGGGTGGTGCTGGTGGGTTCGCCCGACGACCGGACGGAGGGGGACGACATTGCCGCGGCGACCTCCACCAAGGAAGTGATCAACCTGGCGGGAAAGACCACGATTCGGGAGGCGGCGGCTGTCCTGTCGCGGGCCAAGCTGTTCGTGGGCAACGATTCCGGCCCGGCCCACCTCGCCGCCGCCGTCGGCGCGCCGGTCGTGGTGCTGTCCGGCGCCGACGACCCGAAAGCCACCACGCCTCTGGCCGCCCGCAAGAAACTCCTCTATCTAGAGCACCTGCCGTGTATCTCCTGCGAACGAAACAAGTGCCCGCTGAAGGGGGCAGAGCGGATGCAGTGCATGACGGGTCTGTCGGTCGATTTGGTGGCCGCGGCCGCCGGCGACCTGCTCGAAAACGCGGCCTAG
- a CDS encoding sigma 54-interacting transcriptional regulator, producing the protein MKQSSPEISFDNRLLAIEEQFRQRKYSAALHDLSLLTEAAFVESPPEYGLYLSLAADGSYYEGNYRKAIEQGLASARLLAGFPLNRRYGKVQLILSKAYVAVGDLKNADARARDALAAYRRAEDVLGQVDALNSSARISYIRCDYHAAIESLEEAIGMIDDNPRKLAQVTGNLGMLLVHVGEWAKAAEALRKALQVNIDNRFEIQQAINLLSMGILALVQRQFVSSRRRFEEALDIIERHGLKREKVIALKYAGELAFEKGDTFKAKALLTNAYQSGLLLSPDSALVSQAGRRLADVELALDNLDDAMKHAQKALELAMALGEKVEVALARRVIAQVFAARGDFAEAVDNIRLATDLVRKVDDPYELARTLLVQADILIRVGDEDARVIRAAFEEAGRLFKRLRLDYWIAETEFKTGVYACQQGDLSGGFRRLNRAEKLYLKLEENARVRAVHHFLQSLSEQAVALSISQENEFKIFGNLIGPSELSDLKSSQLEDILTILLKKTGGDRAVIFAPEADGETVYASLELTAFQKKRFAENFSALLGEEISRTRPTLNLDCRRDPFINELLADIPAVVASILVVPFRMSAGQTSFLYVDRLTSDSSLNPFSQSDLNFAVGFSDLIAFRWAEIEKNRLLEDNRRLKSQLMEQAAFPNIITRNHKMLDVLAQVRQVINSNISVAIEGETGTGKDLVARAIHYNSNRRARRFISVNCAALPETLLESELFGYKRGAFTGADRDKPGLFEEADGGTFFLDEIADMPLSIQAKILRVLECKELVRLGDSVPRGVDVRIISASNKDLKEQMDRGLFRQDLYYRLSALSFRLPPLRERREDIPLLVTHFLDATGKEVDPEVMRMLLSYDWPGNVRELENEIKRLALLAGDRRVIGPDIVSGKLRAVAEQVESALPALQAGADVEFTETYSLYDYLAEHEKQFIIRALKEKGGIKKHAAAILNIPESTLRLKIKQYNIDPKHLDAVN; encoded by the coding sequence ATGAAGCAATCCTCACCAGAGATCTCCTTCGATAATCGCCTGCTGGCGATCGAGGAGCAGTTCCGCCAGCGCAAGTACTCGGCGGCGCTCCACGATCTGTCGCTGCTCACCGAGGCGGCTTTCGTCGAAAGCCCGCCGGAGTACGGGCTGTACCTGTCGCTGGCGGCCGACGGCTCGTACTACGAGGGGAATTACCGCAAGGCGATCGAGCAGGGGCTGGCGTCGGCCCGGCTTTTGGCCGGCTTCCCGCTCAACCGCCGCTACGGCAAGGTCCAGCTGATTTTGTCGAAGGCGTACGTGGCGGTCGGCGACCTGAAGAATGCCGACGCCCGGGCGCGGGACGCGCTGGCCGCCTATCGGCGGGCCGAGGACGTCCTCGGGCAGGTCGACGCCCTCAACTCCTCCGCCCGCATTTCCTACATCCGTTGCGACTACCACGCGGCGATCGAATCGCTCGAAGAAGCGATCGGCATGATCGACGACAATCCGCGCAAGCTCGCCCAGGTGACGGGGAACCTCGGGATGTTGCTGGTGCACGTGGGTGAGTGGGCCAAGGCGGCCGAGGCCCTCCGGAAAGCCCTGCAGGTCAACATCGACAACCGGTTCGAGATCCAGCAGGCGATCAACCTGCTGTCGATGGGGATCCTGGCGCTGGTGCAGCGCCAGTTTGTGTCGTCGCGCCGGCGCTTCGAAGAGGCGCTCGACATTATCGAACGGCACGGGCTCAAACGCGAGAAAGTGATCGCCCTCAAGTACGCCGGCGAGCTGGCGTTCGAGAAGGGGGACACGTTCAAGGCCAAGGCGCTGCTGACCAACGCCTACCAGTCGGGGCTGCTGCTCTCGCCCGATTCCGCCCTGGTGTCGCAGGCGGGACGGCGGCTGGCCGATGTCGAGCTGGCTCTGGACAACCTCGACGACGCCATGAAGCACGCCCAGAAAGCTCTCGAGCTGGCTATGGCGCTGGGGGAGAAAGTCGAAGTAGCGCTGGCGCGGCGGGTGATTGCCCAGGTGTTCGCCGCCCGCGGCGACTTCGCCGAGGCCGTCGACAACATCCGCCTGGCCACCGATCTCGTGCGCAAGGTCGATGATCCCTACGAACTCGCCCGCACCCTCCTGGTGCAGGCCGACATTCTCATCCGGGTCGGCGATGAAGACGCGCGGGTGATCCGGGCCGCCTTCGAGGAGGCCGGCCGCCTGTTCAAGCGCCTGCGCCTGGACTACTGGATCGCCGAGACCGAGTTCAAGACCGGCGTGTACGCTTGCCAGCAGGGAGATCTCTCGGGCGGGTTCCGCCGCCTGAACCGGGCCGAGAAGCTCTATCTGAAGCTTGAGGAGAATGCCCGGGTGCGCGCCGTCCACCACTTCCTCCAGTCGCTCTCGGAGCAGGCGGTGGCGCTTTCGATTTCCCAGGAAAACGAGTTCAAGATTTTCGGCAACCTCATCGGTCCCTCCGAACTGTCCGACCTGAAGTCCAGCCAGCTCGAGGACATCCTGACGATCCTGCTGAAAAAGACCGGCGGGGACCGCGCCGTGATCTTCGCGCCTGAGGCCGACGGGGAGACCGTCTACGCGTCGCTGGAGCTGACGGCGTTTCAGAAGAAGCGGTTTGCGGAGAATTTCTCGGCCCTGCTGGGAGAGGAGATTTCGCGGACGCGGCCGACCCTGAATCTCGACTGCCGGCGCGACCCGTTTATCAACGAACTGCTCGCCGACATTCCGGCCGTGGTCGCCAGTATTCTCGTGGTGCCCTTCCGCATGTCGGCGGGGCAGACCAGTTTCCTGTACGTCGACCGGCTGACCTCCGACAGCAGCCTGAACCCGTTCAGCCAGAGCGACCTCAATTTCGCCGTCGGTTTCAGCGACCTGATCGCCTTCCGGTGGGCGGAGATTGAGAAGAACCGCCTGCTGGAGGACAACCGCCGGCTCAAGAGCCAGTTGATGGAGCAGGCCGCCTTCCCGAACATCATCACCCGCAACCACAAGATGCTCGACGTGCTGGCCCAGGTGCGCCAGGTGATCAACTCCAACATCTCGGTGGCGATCGAGGGGGAGACGGGGACGGGGAAGGACCTCGTGGCGCGGGCCATTCACTACAATTCCAACCGGCGGGCGCGGCGGTTCATTTCGGTCAACTGCGCGGCGCTCCCGGAGACGCTGCTGGAGTCGGAGCTTTTCGGCTACAAGCGCGGGGCGTTCACGGGGGCCGACCGCGACAAGCCCGGCCTGTTCGAGGAGGCCGACGGCGGCACGTTTTTCCTGGACGAGATCGCCGACATGCCGCTGTCGATTCAGGCCAAGATCCTTCGCGTGCTCGAGTGCAAGGAGCTTGTGCGGCTGGGCGATTCGGTCCCGCGCGGGGTCGACGTCCGCATCATTTCGGCCTCCAACAAGGACCTCAAAGAGCAGATGGACCGCGGGCTGTTCCGCCAGGACCTGTACTACCGGCTCTCGGCGCTCAGTTTCCGCCTCCCGCCGCTGCGCGAACGGCGCGAGGACATCCCCCTGCTCGTGACCCATTTCCTCGATGCGACGGGCAAGGAGGTCGACCCGGAGGTCATGCGGATGCTTCTGTCGTATGACTGGCCGGGGAACGTGCGCGAACTCGAGAACGAGATCAAGCGGCTGGCGCTGCTGGCGGGCGACCGCCGGGTGATCGGCCCGGACATCGTGTCGGGCAAACTCCGCGCCGTGGCCGAGCAGGTCGAGAGCGCCCTGCCGGCGCTCCAGGCCGGCGCCGATGTCGAGTTCACCGAGACCTACTCCCTCTACGACTACCTCGCCGAGCACGAGAAGCAGTTCATCATCCGGGCCCTGAAAGAGAAGGGCGGGATCAAGAAGCATGCGGCGGCGATTCTCAACATTCCCGAGTCGACGCTGCGGCTGAAGATCAAGCAGTACAATATCGATCCGAAGCACCTGGACGCCGTGAACTAG
- a CDS encoding DUF362 domain-containing protein, translating into MIIDLRSVIGAAAIPADETAAAGGALRRTLDLIGLAVSDLVQPGARVFLKPDLGDPSPTTERAWSDPQLVAAVARVFTETGASVLVGDSPFVDGTPVRRRWAEAGLLAPAGAEGFTLVDLEAATTRVAAVQDTVYFVPEVLVEADLVVNLARLRPHPWFGAAGALTNLLGVLPGFQKIRHLVRSGADGGYGRVLADLCAVLQPGLTILQFDLEPKDAPVWGILVSTDGVAVDAAVAQRTGAEEEAWPHIGPAADSGLGVGWREGIEIVGTASVPPAVPETGNPRLVRQRVMRWFGGFTEPLLWTRPELDGALCDGCGECVKSCPTKALRQCTGESLPAVEARLCVGCWHCRAVCAQGAVVAGQSSLARFLTASRRRNCAF; encoded by the coding sequence ATGATAATTGACCTCCGGTCGGTGATTGGTGCGGCGGCGATTCCCGCCGATGAAACGGCAGCGGCCGGCGGGGCGCTCCGCCGGACCCTCGACCTCATCGGCCTGGCCGTCTCCGACCTCGTCCAGCCCGGAGCCCGCGTATTCCTCAAGCCCGACCTGGGGGATCCTTCGCCGACAACCGAGCGCGCCTGGAGCGATCCGCAGCTCGTGGCCGCGGTCGCGCGGGTGTTTACCGAGACCGGCGCAAGCGTGCTCGTCGGGGATTCGCCGTTTGTCGACGGCACTCCGGTTCGGCGGCGCTGGGCCGAGGCCGGATTGCTGGCCCCGGCTGGCGCGGAGGGTTTCACGCTGGTGGATTTGGAGGCGGCGACGACACGGGTGGCGGCGGTGCAGGACACCGTCTACTTCGTGCCCGAGGTGCTGGTCGAGGCCGACCTGGTGGTAAACCTCGCGCGGCTGCGCCCGCACCCCTGGTTCGGGGCGGCCGGGGCCCTGACCAACCTTCTCGGCGTGCTGCCGGGATTTCAGAAGATCCGCCACCTCGTCCGTTCCGGCGCGGACGGCGGGTACGGGCGGGTGCTGGCCGATCTCTGCGCCGTTCTCCAACCCGGCCTCACCATCCTCCAATTCGACCTCGAGCCGAAGGATGCCCCGGTCTGGGGAATCCTGGTCTCGACCGACGGGGTGGCGGTAGATGCAGCGGTGGCGCAACGGACAGGGGCCGAAGAGGAGGCGTGGCCGCACATCGGACCGGCGGCCGATTCGGGCCTGGGGGTCGGCTGGAGGGAGGGGATAGAGATTGTGGGAACTGCGTCGGTGCCGCCGGCGGTTCCGGAAACAGGTAATCCCCGCTTGGTGAGACAACGTGTGATGCGATGGTTCGGCGGGTTCACGGAGCCGTTGCTCTGGACCCGACCCGAGCTTGACGGTGCGCTCTGCGACGGGTGCGGCGAATGTGTGAAGAGCTGTCCTACCAAGGCGTTACGGCAGTGCACCGGCGAAAGCCTCCCGGCTGTGGAGGCGCGTCTTTGCGTGGGGTGTTGGCACTGCCGGGCTGTCTGTGCGCAGGGGGCGGTGGTCGCCGGGCAGTCGTCCTTGGCGCGGTTCCTGACCGCCTCGAGACGCAGGAACTGCGCTTTTTAA
- a CDS encoding TonB-dependent receptor has product MFRSYRRRLLTCTIAGLVLLAVFGGEAFGAATGKIAGTITDKETKQPVIGASVLVVGTSRGAQTDLDGKYTIFQVEPGTYTLRISHIEYRTVEVTDVAVKADITTEQSIQMEQTATEVEAVRVVGQKDKLEIKEVSNQVTITKEEIRTQPVTTVDELLTQVAGVVTNSQGEVFIRGGRAGEVSYIVDGVPLDDPLGASGAQMSLVSGSIQEFTVIKDGFDPEYGDALSGIVKLTTQTGSRDKTNFDFQYITDDFGNKDLNKYSRNNDYLRMALSGPDPFVKNKILPALGLRFLEDQEFTYYFYAEMDKNDGIYQYEDYTSPTTARQYGDFNLLGFQIPERLNNRYYYMANLKFRPQQNLRFILSYKESLRRLTLFSWAYRYTPNTAPVYEDQWRTVSLEISGSMSKDMTYEAVFSYYSTYKQQKPGDPKNPGKGLDPDDFPADDEWEYYDDDNGNGQYDPPEPIINLYPDTISYGEGFTGPRYNGGEYGVDFRNQFYDVFELYDQQNSTYWGTGFSFNDNNFADTLEGEPFIDLNGNGVWDQGDYLHDKNGNGVLDNYRVSNVGAAQAEPYVDGDSILGEPYYDNNNNGVYEEGVDGFVMSTGPDNQDYNHNGRRDGPNDKFTGGRVILGPNGDTVRVEPPTPYIDRNGNGIYDGPNFQYDYGEPFTDINGNGKWDAGGTSSFLAPGSYDDDIEWYYRESSTLRGDVKVFRQMGNHELKGGIGMWRYDFTLQDIKRPYVRYNGRPDSGPFPDRGAFRDMYSYQPWAGTVYLRDKLEYGSMIASLGLRWDFFIQDIDDLIPVAENDDIGSGVILGDRQKLSPRIGFSYPISDKAKVHFNYGHFYQMPDLDAMYARNTTSIQQDAVIGNYNLDYMKTVQYSFGVKYAMSEYYNIDVSGYFKDEFDKINSAFVVIDNFNRQQYRNKDYGRSRGFEVELEKRGGGYVNGMIAYTYGFAYGKASEASRTYQTSFELSREPLDEAPLDNDIRHSLKGNIQVTVPNTVKPRLFGMPIPNGWSLNLQSIIESGRPFTPDRSYPNVATVGGEDIQRNSLRMPSTVLFDVRFTKDFQFAGVDLSYILWIENIFDTRNVAEDGIYTNTGRADTRQNQSGIIRGGTEYDANPYNWDYGRQVRMGIQINL; this is encoded by the coding sequence ATGTTTCGTAGTTACAGGCGGCGTCTCCTCACATGCACCATCGCAGGACTCGTTCTGCTCGCCGTGTTCGGCGGGGAGGCTTTCGGTGCCGCCACGGGCAAGATCGCCGGTACGATCACGGACAAGGAGACCAAGCAGCCCGTCATCGGCGCCTCGGTCCTCGTTGTCGGCACCTCGCGCGGCGCCCAGACCGACCTCGACGGGAAGTACACGATCTTCCAGGTGGAGCCGGGAACCTACACGCTCCGGATCAGCCACATCGAGTACCGCACGGTCGAGGTGACCGACGTCGCCGTCAAGGCCGACATCACCACCGAGCAGTCGATTCAGATGGAGCAGACGGCGACCGAGGTGGAGGCGGTGCGTGTCGTCGGCCAGAAAGACAAGCTGGAAATCAAAGAGGTCTCCAACCAGGTCACCATCACCAAGGAAGAGATCCGCACGCAGCCGGTGACGACGGTCGACGAGCTGCTGACGCAGGTGGCGGGCGTGGTCACCAATAGCCAGGGTGAGGTGTTCATCCGCGGCGGCCGCGCCGGCGAGGTGTCGTACATTGTCGACGGCGTGCCGCTGGACGATCCGCTCGGGGCCTCGGGCGCGCAGATGTCGCTCGTGTCGGGCTCCATCCAGGAGTTCACCGTCATCAAAGACGGGTTCGACCCGGAGTACGGCGATGCGCTCTCGGGCATCGTGAAACTCACCACCCAGACGGGCTCGCGCGACAAAACCAATTTCGACTTCCAGTACATCACCGACGATTTCGGGAACAAGGACCTCAACAAGTACTCGCGCAACAATGACTACCTGCGCATGGCGCTCTCCGGTCCCGATCCCTTCGTCAAGAACAAGATTCTCCCGGCGCTCGGCCTGCGCTTCCTCGAGGACCAGGAGTTCACGTACTACTTCTATGCCGAGATGGACAAGAACGACGGCATCTACCAGTACGAGGACTACACCTCGCCGACCACGGCCCGGCAATACGGGGATTTCAACCTCCTCGGGTTCCAGATTCCGGAGCGGCTGAACAACCGGTACTACTACATGGCGAACCTGAAGTTCCGGCCGCAGCAGAACCTCCGCTTCATCCTCTCCTACAAGGAGTCGCTGCGCCGCCTCACACTCTTCAGCTGGGCCTACCGGTACACGCCCAACACGGCGCCGGTGTATGAGGACCAGTGGCGCACGGTCTCGCTGGAGATCTCGGGATCGATGTCCAAGGACATGACGTACGAGGCGGTCTTCTCGTACTACTCGACCTACAAGCAGCAGAAGCCGGGCGACCCGAAGAACCCCGGCAAGGGTCTTGACCCCGACGATTTCCCGGCCGATGACGAGTGGGAGTACTACGACGACGACAACGGCAACGGCCAGTACGATCCGCCGGAGCCGATCATCAATCTGTACCCCGACACGATCAGCTACGGCGAGGGATTCACCGGGCCGCGCTACAACGGCGGCGAGTACGGCGTTGATTTCCGGAACCAGTTTTACGACGTCTTTGAGCTGTACGACCAGCAGAACAGCACGTACTGGGGCACCGGGTTTTCTTTCAACGACAACAATTTCGCGGACACGCTCGAGGGCGAGCCGTTCATCGATCTCAACGGCAACGGCGTGTGGGACCAGGGCGACTACCTGCACGATAAGAACGGCAACGGCGTGCTCGACAACTACCGCGTGAGCAACGTCGGCGCCGCCCAGGCCGAACCGTATGTCGACGGCGACTCGATCCTGGGCGAGCCCTACTACGACAATAACAACAACGGCGTGTACGAAGAGGGCGTCGACGGATTCGTGATGAGCACCGGGCCGGACAACCAGGACTATAACCACAACGGGCGGCGCGACGGTCCGAACGACAAGTTCACCGGCGGGCGCGTCATCCTCGGACCGAACGGGGACACCGTGCGCGTCGAACCCCCGACCCCGTATATCGACCGCAACGGCAACGGCATCTACGACGGGCCCAATTTCCAGTACGACTACGGTGAGCCGTTTACGGACATCAACGGCAACGGCAAATGGGACGCCGGCGGGACCTCGAGCTTCCTCGCGCCGGGATCCTACGACGACGACATCGAATGGTACTACCGCGAGAGCAGCACACTCCGGGGTGACGTCAAGGTCTTCCGCCAGATGGGCAACCACGAGTTGAAGGGCGGCATCGGGATGTGGCGCTACGACTTCACCCTGCAGGATATCAAACGGCCGTACGTCCGCTACAACGGCCGTCCCGACAGCGGGCCGTTCCCCGACCGCGGCGCCTTCCGCGACATGTACAGCTACCAGCCCTGGGCCGGTACTGTCTACCTGCGCGACAAGCTGGAGTACGGCTCGATGATCGCGTCGCTCGGCCTGCGCTGGGATTTCTTCATCCAGGACATCGACGACCTGATCCCGGTGGCCGAGAACGACGACATCGGATCGGGCGTCATCCTGGGCGACCGGCAGAAACTCTCGCCGCGCATCGGGTTCTCCTACCCGATCTCGGACAAGGCGAAGGTCCACTTCAACTACGGGCACTTCTACCAGATGCCCGACCTCGACGCGATGTACGCGCGCAACACGACCTCGATCCAGCAGGACGCGGTCATCGGCAACTACAACCTCGACTACATGAAGACCGTGCAGTACTCGTTCGGCGTCAAGTACGCCATGAGCGAGTACTACAACATCGACGTCTCCGGCTACTTCAAAGACGAGTTCGACAAGATCAACAGCGCGTTCGTCGTCATCGACAACTTCAACCGCCAGCAGTACCGGAACAAGGACTACGGCCGCAGCCGCGGGTTCGAGGTCGAGCTGGAGAAGCGGGGCGGCGGTTATGTCAACGGGATGATCGCCTACACCTACGGCTTTGCCTACGGCAAGGCGTCGGAGGCCTCCCGAACCTACCAGACGAGTTTCGAGCTGTCGCGCGAGCCGCTCGACGAGGCGCCGCTGGACAACGACATCCGGCACTCGCTCAAGGGGAACATCCAGGTGACCGTGCCCAACACGGTGAAGCCGCGGCTGTTCGGGATGCCGATTCCGAACGGCTGGTCGCTCAATCTCCAGTCGATCATTGAGAGCGGTCGCCCCTTCACGCCGGACCGCTCCTACCCGAACGTGGCGACTGTGGGCGGCGAGGACATTCAGCGGAATTCGCTCCGCATGCCCTCGACGGTGCTTTTCGACGTGCGGTTCACCAAGGACTTCCAGTTTGCGGGGGTTGACCTGAGCTACATTCTGTGGATCGAGAATATTTTCGACACCCGGAACGTGGCCGAGGACGGCATTTATACGAACACGGGCCGCGCGGACACCCGCCAGAACCAGAGCGGGATCATCCGCGGCGGCACCGAGTACGATGCCAACCCGTACAACTGGGACTACGGCCGGCAGGTCCGGATGGGAATTCAGATCAACCTGTAA